Proteins from one Gimesia maris genomic window:
- a CDS encoding DUF1570 domain-containing protein, whose amino-acid sequence MPVTQQQHLRNSLLPGSPHQEPAEWSAWHCRLYRGFCLLTLVVILFSHSERVQAQNPRALETYQKQYQILQADFRNKLIQLAQDCQREQQQTGVETITEIIKELQEFDPQANPLPREVRPDLPVSLPASERSWRLKLRNLQEEQANDLFVFSRKVLHADFPSYAYDLILETAYHNPDHRSVRQILGYVRNGDEWVTPFEKEMHDRKQQWHPQYGWLPATHIARYEQGERYVNGRWKSAAQEAEIRRDFRNAWEIKTEHFLIKTNHSLEMGVKLATEMEDFHRYFHQTFAAFFNTPEQMQKLFEGARNPFQRRNKNDQHVMHYYSTREEYLQRLQKDIPQISLTHGIYLFGDRISHFYHRPDAEGDLGTLYHEATHQLFYESSFQGRNRQVGEKNHFWAIEGIACYMESFEKQNKKLRAGNPNHIRFNAARYRLLKDEYYIPLETFAAMGRNAFQTSPNISPNYSQASGLSHFFMHASRGEYRDAFINQLTQLYSVNSRVRNNPQSIEELTGLSYTDLDRQYREYSASLQKALNERALSLQSHP is encoded by the coding sequence ATGCCTGTCACGCAGCAGCAACATCTCCGAAATTCTTTGCTTCCCGGCTCCCCGCATCAGGAACCGGCGGAGTGGTCAGCCTGGCACTGCAGGTTGTATCGCGGCTTCTGTCTGCTGACCCTGGTTGTAATTCTGTTTTCGCACTCCGAACGTGTGCAGGCACAAAACCCGCGTGCCCTGGAAACGTATCAGAAACAGTACCAGATTCTGCAAGCTGACTTCCGGAACAAACTGATCCAGCTGGCTCAGGACTGCCAGCGGGAACAACAGCAGACGGGCGTGGAAACCATCACTGAAATCATCAAAGAGCTGCAGGAGTTCGATCCGCAGGCCAATCCACTACCGCGCGAAGTTCGTCCGGACCTGCCAGTCAGTCTACCTGCCAGCGAACGCAGCTGGCGATTAAAGCTGAGAAATCTGCAGGAGGAACAGGCCAACGATCTGTTTGTCTTCTCCCGCAAAGTGCTGCATGCCGACTTCCCCAGTTATGCCTACGATCTGATTCTGGAGACCGCATACCACAACCCCGATCATCGCTCCGTACGACAGATCCTGGGCTACGTGCGAAACGGCGATGAATGGGTAACCCCTTTCGAAAAAGAAATGCACGACCGTAAACAGCAATGGCATCCGCAGTACGGCTGGTTACCCGCCACGCATATCGCCCGTTACGAACAAGGCGAACGGTATGTCAACGGACGCTGGAAATCGGCGGCACAGGAAGCAGAAATCCGCCGCGATTTCCGGAATGCCTGGGAAATTAAAACCGAACATTTTCTGATCAAAACCAATCACAGCCTGGAAATGGGCGTGAAGCTGGCCACGGAAATGGAAGACTTTCACCGCTATTTCCACCAGACTTTCGCCGCCTTCTTCAATACACCCGAACAAATGCAGAAACTGTTTGAAGGCGCCCGCAATCCCTTTCAACGTCGTAATAAAAACGATCAGCATGTGATGCATTACTACAGCACACGCGAGGAATATCTGCAGCGACTCCAGAAAGACATTCCCCAGATCAGCCTCACGCATGGCATCTATCTGTTCGGCGATCGGATCTCCCACTTCTATCATCGTCCCGATGCAGAAGGCGATCTGGGAACACTGTACCATGAGGCCACCCATCAGCTGTTTTATGAAAGCAGCTTTCAAGGCAGGAACCGTCAGGTAGGCGAGAAGAATCACTTCTGGGCCATTGAAGGGATCGCCTGCTACATGGAGTCCTTTGAAAAGCAGAATAAAAAGCTCCGCGCCGGTAATCCCAATCACATCCGCTTCAACGCCGCCCGCTATCGACTGCTGAAAGATGAATACTACATCCCCCTGGAAACGTTCGCTGCGATGGGTCGCAATGCCTTTCAGACCAGCCCCAACATCAGTCCCAATTACAGTCAGGCATCCGGGCTGTCACATTTCTTTATGCATGCTTCACGCGGCGAATACCGGGATGCATTCATCAACCAGCTAACGCAGCTCTACAGCGTCAATTCCCGGGTGAGAAATAACCCGCAGTCGATCGAAGAATTAACAGGTCTCTCCTATACCGATCTGGATCGCCAGTACCGGGAATACTCGGCGAGCCTGCAGAAAGCCCTCAACGAACGCGCGTTGAGCCTGCAGTCCCACCCATAA
- a CDS encoding SGNH/GDSL hydrolase family protein, which produces MPPACHPKSDPLVNTRRTRHPLLFRGAAILLGLSLLVVLELALRLCGVQPLPDSQDPYVSFRSDATLFNKDPSGTSFQTAPERIDFFRPQSFPVHKSADTFRIFVLGGSTVQGRPYAVETSFSTWLKINLQAAQPERNFEVINCGGVSYASYRLVPILRETLQYQPDLFIVYTGHNEFLEERSYGDLKQSTPIYLTVQNSLRELRIASLMQRILPGAREDHMNSNKTVLPADVNARLDFQKGLEGYHRDPKTRRGIIDHFKYNVRQMILLAKQADIPLVLANPVSNLKNCPPFKCEFENGLSQEQQDQLVACWNAANDCEWSEADRKMQLWEEAVHIDHQHAGLLYSVGKACEHLQRFPEAKSWLTKAKEEDICPLRILEPMHDSLFDLSQEFNVPLVDIRSLVEQQTPDGIPGSEWLVDHVHPSIEGHQLIADALFENLVSIQFFPQPAHWQSNRDQLRQAHLNSLPEEYFLRGALRSRRLEGWSRGRSQKIPPDSNQSTVQ; this is translated from the coding sequence ATGCCGCCTGCATGTCATCCGAAATCCGATCCGCTAGTCAACACACGGCGAACCCGCCATCCGCTGCTGTTTCGCGGTGCGGCGATTCTGCTGGGACTGTCTCTGCTGGTGGTGCTGGAACTCGCGCTGCGACTGTGTGGCGTTCAACCCCTGCCCGACTCACAGGACCCCTACGTTTCCTTCCGTTCTGATGCCACACTGTTTAACAAAGATCCCTCGGGAACCAGCTTCCAAACCGCTCCGGAACGCATCGACTTCTTCCGCCCGCAATCGTTTCCCGTCCACAAATCCGCCGATACGTTTCGCATCTTCGTACTGGGTGGCTCGACTGTTCAAGGACGCCCTTATGCCGTCGAAACGTCTTTCAGCACATGGCTGAAAATCAATCTGCAGGCTGCACAGCCTGAGCGGAACTTTGAAGTCATCAACTGTGGCGGCGTCTCGTATGCCAGCTATCGCCTGGTTCCCATCCTGCGTGAAACGCTGCAGTATCAGCCAGACCTGTTCATCGTCTATACCGGCCATAATGAATTCCTGGAAGAACGCTCCTACGGCGACCTCAAACAGAGCACACCGATTTATCTGACAGTACAAAATTCGCTGCGGGAGCTGCGTATTGCATCTCTCATGCAACGCATCCTGCCGGGCGCGCGTGAGGACCACATGAACTCAAATAAAACCGTACTGCCTGCTGACGTGAATGCCCGGCTCGATTTCCAGAAGGGCCTGGAAGGATATCATCGCGATCCCAAAACCCGTCGCGGAATTATCGATCATTTTAAATACAACGTCAGGCAGATGATTTTGCTTGCGAAGCAGGCGGATATACCTCTTGTATTAGCGAATCCGGTTTCGAATCTCAAAAACTGCCCGCCGTTTAAATGTGAATTTGAAAACGGGCTTTCGCAGGAACAACAGGACCAACTGGTTGCCTGCTGGAACGCAGCCAATGATTGTGAGTGGAGTGAAGCCGACCGCAAAATGCAGCTGTGGGAAGAAGCGGTTCACATTGATCATCAGCACGCCGGACTGCTCTACAGTGTGGGAAAAGCCTGCGAACATCTGCAGCGTTTCCCGGAAGCAAAAAGCTGGCTGACAAAAGCCAAGGAAGAAGATATCTGCCCGCTGCGAATACTGGAGCCCATGCACGACTCCCTGTTTGACCTGTCACAGGAATTTAACGTACCCCTGGTTGATATCCGCAGCCTGGTAGAACAGCAGACGCCGGATGGAATTCCCGGCAGTGAATGGCTCGTTGATCATGTTCATCCCAGTATCGAGGGACACCAGCTGATAGCCGATGCGCTCTTTGAAAATCTCGTCTCGATACAATTTTTCCCCCAACCAGCACACTGGCAGTCAAACCGGGATCAACTCCGTCAGGCACATTTGAATTCGCTACCCGAAGAATATTTCCTCCGCGGCGCGCTGCGCAGCAGAAGACTCGAAGGCTGGAGCCGAGGTCGCAGTCAGAAAATCCCCCCTGACTCGAATCAATCGACAGTCCAGTAA
- a CDS encoding KpsF/GutQ family sugar-phosphate isomerase produces the protein MSSLPARSVIEFSQFDQLRDAREIIFSEADALRQMGRALGTELCDAVDLIMSRKGAVILTGMGKAGLIGQKICATLSSTGTRSHFLHPAEAIHGDLGCLHAEDTILALSNSGETEELRRLLPLIQKMNLPIIGITARTTSTLGAACQVVLCLGDLKEAGPHQLAPSTTTTAMLAMGDALSLVISKARGFSPLQFATFHPGGSLGRRLTKINEVMRPRNEVRVTGETTSIREAFVRLSLPGRRSGAVIIIDDASRVTGIFTDSDLARLLEERRDEQLDQPISQVMTRKPTTIHDDASLEAAIDLLKARKLSELPVVDRGQHLVGLIDITDVIGWQPGLESASAGSQAG, from the coding sequence ATGAGTTCCCTGCCTGCAAGGTCGGTTATAGAGTTTTCTCAGTTTGATCAATTACGAGACGCGCGCGAGATTATCTTCAGCGAGGCAGACGCCTTGCGCCAGATGGGACGCGCACTGGGAACCGAACTTTGCGACGCGGTAGACTTAATCATGTCGCGCAAAGGCGCGGTCATTTTAACGGGCATGGGGAAAGCGGGACTGATCGGCCAGAAGATCTGTGCCACGCTCTCTTCAACGGGAACCCGTTCGCATTTTCTGCATCCCGCGGAAGCCATTCACGGCGATCTGGGTTGCCTGCACGCCGAAGACACCATTCTTGCGTTATCCAACAGTGGAGAAACGGAAGAGTTGCGACGCCTGCTGCCACTGATACAGAAAATGAATCTGCCCATCATCGGAATTACAGCACGGACGACGAGCACATTGGGCGCTGCCTGCCAGGTGGTATTATGCCTGGGGGACCTGAAAGAAGCGGGCCCGCATCAACTGGCACCGTCAACCACTACCACCGCCATGCTGGCGATGGGTGATGCGTTGTCGCTGGTCATCAGCAAAGCACGTGGTTTTTCGCCATTACAGTTTGCCACATTTCATCCGGGTGGCAGCCTGGGGCGGCGTTTAACCAAAATCAATGAAGTCATGCGACCCCGGAATGAAGTGCGCGTCACCGGAGAGACGACTTCGATCCGCGAAGCCTTTGTACGACTGAGCCTGCCGGGACGACGCAGCGGGGCAGTGATCATCATTGACGACGCCAGCCGCGTCACAGGCATTTTTACAGACAGTGACCTGGCCCGACTGCTGGAAGAGCGCCGGGACGAACAACTGGATCAACCCATTTCCCAGGTGATGACCAGGAAACCCACTACCATTCACGATGATGCTTCCCTGGAAGCAGCCATCGATTTATTGAAAGCCCGCAAATTGAGTGAGCTGCCCGTCGTAGATCGAGGACAGCATCTGGTCGGGCTGATTGATATTACAGACGTCATTGGCTGGCAGCCCGGACTGGAATCTGCCAGCGCCGGCAGCCAGGCTGGTTAA
- a CDS encoding LptA/OstA family protein — MTGTIRPDRNGFFDRLIANRLLLTWFTTAALSGAYLVYAQAMRTVIKEQVIRQEFPEEVFTSPAYASGNNEKAKTFLPEHEWAADARYQFKDENVYVYTEQWEQEEDDKAARLKPFAMLMFDRKKGETEDPIALVSEEALVRFEYPFGIKHTDPGRMVAGSLEGRVKITGPNGLIIWGKNFWYDEASMNIYSDHEVQFAYEDHRGQARGIEMKLIPAAAKPKELKPAVEGIREIVLRHNVHMKLAIKKNPEPSETGPSRFATVKSGSFTFNLETNQGTFKDDVRVYHPTSPQHADTLQCDTLELQFVRKDETGNTISDATPQTGHSSGKLTFEELIATGSTVTLISEENQFTGTMTRLLYNEATKTIVMQDQQAVRIFQQSSELQCPEITINQDQEGRLQTVFCKGVGFIKHRDPASGQLLMAAQWVEHMKKSTDPESGLEMVELEKDCIVRKPDAEFALAAHKIRLWLKGELPSVKQSQKVKLPGSQPDSKDSQKMQNKIDPHKMIAEQDVAIYSPQLRGKTRRLEVWFDEETKPQSAPNAPIGVMAPRSLSPVKHAAFAVEDSLPAQQQQAAGSPTGRVKIAQNGNTRIPAKQDATAEPIMVVAELMKIRLRKNDLGKEEVTEVWTEGNVTVDQFNEKQDQPLHITGNQLHIQNKGSNDQILHVIGSPAKINAQGSQIEGEHIYLYRLANRAEVQGKGLLLLPVRGGQKAAGGLLSGAEGITKENSLASTMTSDADAQDNLLEIHWDQEMIFDGLTANFFGKVRTNLGDNRLRCQEMEVILSDRVSFTEKNPSDQKPDVHFITCRDGVEVESNEYLDNRLVGIRRASFWQMNVDQKTGNAEARGPGWLVLWRRENPEKTTSESKVSQANLPQKTESDSWNYTRIDFNGKMAGNVSQRSTTFDDRVQITYGGVKRPLDTIDPDRMPPGAGSMRSNSLKLIQHDIDGQKKKFISMLAKGNAEVEGNTLIKNKQTPTSQEFSASADTISFDESKDQYTLRSFGNRKATLRRYSPFRQSPTRSVSQQIEFSPSHDRVTLHGVTEIQGLP, encoded by the coding sequence ATGACCGGAACCATTCGTCCTGACAGGAATGGATTTTTCGATCGCCTGATAGCCAACCGCCTGTTGCTGACCTGGTTCACAACAGCTGCGTTGTCCGGTGCCTACCTGGTGTACGCGCAGGCCATGCGGACTGTGATTAAAGAACAGGTCATCCGTCAGGAATTCCCCGAAGAAGTCTTTACGTCTCCTGCTTATGCCTCGGGGAATAATGAGAAAGCAAAAACGTTTCTACCCGAACATGAATGGGCCGCCGATGCCCGGTACCAGTTCAAAGATGAGAATGTCTACGTCTACACGGAGCAGTGGGAGCAGGAAGAAGACGATAAAGCCGCGCGTCTCAAACCTTTTGCCATGTTGATGTTCGACCGGAAAAAAGGGGAAACTGAAGACCCCATCGCCCTGGTCAGCGAAGAAGCCCTGGTCCGGTTTGAATATCCCTTCGGCATCAAACACACCGATCCGGGTCGCATGGTAGCCGGTTCTCTGGAAGGTCGTGTAAAAATTACAGGCCCGAATGGACTGATCATCTGGGGCAAAAATTTCTGGTACGATGAAGCGTCGATGAATATCTATAGTGACCACGAAGTCCAGTTTGCCTATGAAGATCATCGCGGACAGGCGCGTGGCATCGAAATGAAGCTGATCCCTGCAGCAGCAAAACCCAAGGAACTCAAACCCGCTGTGGAGGGGATTCGAGAAATCGTGTTACGCCACAACGTGCACATGAAACTGGCGATCAAGAAAAACCCCGAGCCCTCCGAGACCGGACCTTCCCGGTTCGCTACGGTAAAAAGCGGTAGCTTTACCTTTAATCTGGAGACAAACCAGGGCACATTTAAGGACGATGTACGAGTCTATCATCCAACCAGTCCCCAACATGCAGACACCCTGCAATGTGATACCCTCGAGCTGCAATTCGTCCGGAAAGATGAAACGGGTAACACCATCAGCGACGCCACGCCTCAAACTGGCCACTCCAGTGGTAAACTGACCTTCGAGGAACTCATCGCGACAGGCAGTACTGTCACCCTGATTTCGGAAGAAAATCAGTTTACTGGTACGATGACCCGTCTGTTATATAACGAAGCGACAAAGACCATCGTAATGCAGGACCAGCAGGCCGTGCGAATTTTCCAGCAGTCATCAGAACTGCAATGTCCCGAAATCACGATCAACCAGGATCAGGAAGGGCGACTGCAAACGGTATTCTGTAAAGGTGTCGGCTTCATCAAGCATCGTGATCCAGCTAGCGGGCAACTGCTGATGGCAGCGCAATGGGTTGAACATATGAAAAAATCGACTGACCCGGAATCCGGACTGGAAATGGTGGAGCTGGAGAAAGATTGCATCGTCCGAAAACCCGACGCGGAATTTGCACTCGCCGCGCATAAAATTCGCTTGTGGCTCAAGGGAGAACTCCCTTCCGTGAAACAGTCACAGAAAGTGAAGCTGCCTGGAAGTCAACCTGACAGCAAAGACTCACAGAAGATGCAGAACAAAATCGATCCACACAAAATGATCGCTGAACAGGACGTGGCGATTTACAGCCCGCAACTCCGAGGGAAAACCAGACGACTCGAAGTCTGGTTCGATGAAGAAACAAAACCGCAGTCGGCACCGAATGCGCCGATTGGCGTCATGGCACCCCGGTCCCTTTCTCCTGTGAAACACGCTGCGTTTGCTGTGGAAGATTCTCTGCCTGCACAGCAACAGCAAGCTGCTGGCAGCCCGACAGGTCGCGTTAAAATTGCTCAAAACGGAAACACTCGAATTCCTGCAAAACAGGATGCGACAGCAGAGCCGATCATGGTGGTCGCAGAACTGATGAAAATTCGCCTCCGAAAAAATGACCTCGGGAAAGAGGAAGTCACAGAGGTCTGGACGGAAGGAAACGTGACCGTCGACCAGTTCAATGAGAAGCAGGATCAGCCACTGCACATCACAGGCAACCAGTTACATATCCAGAACAAAGGCAGCAATGATCAGATCCTGCATGTGATAGGCAGTCCCGCCAAAATCAACGCGCAGGGTTCGCAGATTGAAGGCGAACACATCTACCTGTATCGTCTGGCCAATCGGGCGGAAGTCCAGGGAAAAGGTTTACTGCTGCTTCCGGTCCGCGGGGGACAGAAGGCGGCCGGCGGATTACTCTCCGGAGCAGAAGGGATCACAAAAGAAAACAGCCTGGCGTCTACCATGACCTCAGACGCAGATGCCCAGGACAACCTGCTGGAAATTCACTGGGACCAGGAAATGATTTTTGACGGGTTGACGGCAAACTTCTTCGGAAAAGTCAGAACCAATCTGGGTGACAACCGGCTGCGCTGCCAGGAGATGGAAGTCATTCTGTCTGACCGGGTCTCCTTTACAGAAAAAAATCCCAGCGATCAGAAACCGGACGTGCACTTCATTACCTGTCGTGATGGAGTCGAAGTGGAAAGTAATGAGTACCTGGACAATCGGCTGGTGGGGATTCGTCGCGCCAGTTTCTGGCAAATGAACGTGGATCAGAAAACCGGAAACGCCGAAGCCCGTGGTCCCGGCTGGCTGGTTTTGTGGCGACGGGAAAATCCTGAAAAAACCACTTCAGAGTCCAAAGTATCCCAGGCCAACCTGCCTCAAAAAACCGAAAGCGACAGCTGGAATTATACCCGCATCGACTTCAATGGAAAAATGGCCGGCAATGTTTCACAACGGAGCACAACCTTTGACGATCGCGTGCAGATCACCTACGGCGGAGTGAAGCGACCGCTGGATACGATCGACCCGGACAGAATGCCCCCCGGTGCGGGTTCGATGCGCAGTAACAGCCTGAAACTGATTCAACATGATATTGACGGACAGAAAAAGAAATTCATTTCCATGCTGGCCAAAGGCAATGCCGAAGTGGAAGGCAATACCCTGATCAAAAACAAACAGACGCCCACCAGCCAGGAATTCAGCGCCAGCGCAGACACCATCAGCTTTGATGAGTCAAAGGACCAGTACACGCTCCGCTCCTTTGGAAATCGCAAAGCAACACTCCGCCGATATTCCCCTTTCAGGCAATCTCCCACCAGAAGCGTTTCACAACAGATTGAGTTCTCTCCGTCCCATGACCGGGTCACATTACACGGGGTAACCGAAATACAGGGGCTGCCTTAA
- a CDS encoding carboxypeptidase-like regulatory domain-containing protein, producing the protein MWINQLKFLHALCLMTASLLAGCSGGGADTPDLGQVTGTITLDGQPLTQASVTFQPQTGAPSVGMTDETGHYELAYNTDTQGAIPGQHAVRISKMGEPGSPNDTEDQVPAKFNQNSKLTAEVKEGENTVNFDLDSKAK; encoded by the coding sequence ATGTGGATTAATCAACTTAAGTTTTTACATGCACTCTGCCTGATGACAGCCAGCCTGCTTGCCGGCTGCTCAGGAGGAGGAGCTGATACACCCGATCTGGGTCAGGTCACAGGTACGATCACTTTAGATGGGCAACCGCTGACTCAGGCCTCCGTGACGTTTCAACCTCAGACGGGAGCCCCTTCGGTGGGCATGACTGATGAAACCGGCCATTATGAACTGGCTTACAACACTGATACACAGGGAGCAATACCAGGCCAGCACGCGGTACGCATCAGTAAGATGGGAGAGCCCGGCTCTCCCAATGACACTGAAGATCAGGTCCCGGCGAAATTTAATCAAAATTCAAAGCTCACTGCCGAGGTCAAAGAGGGTGAGAATACCGTGAATTTTGATCTGGATTCGAAAGCGAAATAA
- a CDS encoding zinc-binding dehydrogenase — protein sequence MINDQCTSIILQDDDRKLEYARVDRPHLKPGEVLVEILCCTICGSDLHTFEGTRTTPCPTILGHEMVGRVVDLHPEYTVKDFLERPVQRGDRITWSVAVSCKNCEFCQRGLTQKCTRLFKYGHQRLNEQNYLSGGLASHCHLVKGTTIFKVPESLPDQIASPANCATATVMAAFRLAGDVQDKTVLILGAGMLGVTASAVAHSKNAGKVLVSDIDPDRVRRSLEFGARHALLVKKEQPLHQEIMHLTEGRGVDLVFDMTGVPEVIESGLKAMAIGGAMILVGSVYPARPVQLSAETIVRRLLRIEGIHNYVDLDLANALNFLERFQNQYPFSRLCEQTFLLSDFKAAFAESANRRSYRVAVRPDSTS from the coding sequence ATGATAAACGATCAATGTACCTCTATCATCCTGCAAGACGATGATCGAAAGTTGGAATATGCCAGAGTCGACCGGCCTCATCTGAAACCGGGTGAAGTACTGGTTGAAATATTGTGTTGCACCATCTGTGGAAGCGACCTGCATACTTTTGAAGGGACACGCACTACCCCCTGCCCGACGATTCTGGGGCACGAGATGGTCGGACGCGTAGTCGATCTGCATCCCGAATATACAGTCAAAGATTTTCTGGAGCGTCCCGTTCAACGTGGTGACCGGATCACCTGGTCGGTTGCAGTCTCCTGCAAAAATTGCGAATTCTGTCAACGCGGGCTGACGCAGAAATGTACGCGTCTGTTTAAATACGGTCACCAGCGGTTGAACGAGCAGAATTATCTGAGTGGCGGACTGGCCAGTCATTGCCACCTGGTCAAAGGCACGACTATTTTTAAAGTTCCCGAATCACTGCCCGATCAGATTGCCAGCCCGGCGAATTGCGCCACCGCAACCGTCATGGCAGCTTTTCGTCTGGCAGGTGACGTCCAGGATAAAACCGTCTTAATACTCGGGGCGGGTATGCTGGGAGTCACTGCATCAGCGGTCGCCCATTCGAAAAACGCCGGGAAGGTTTTGGTGTCAGATATTGATCCGGATCGTGTCAGGCGCAGCCTGGAGTTCGGTGCGCGACACGCTTTGCTGGTCAAAAAAGAACAGCCACTGCATCAGGAAATTATGCATCTGACAGAAGGGCGTGGAGTGGATCTTGTGTTCGATATGACGGGAGTCCCCGAAGTGATCGAGAGTGGTCTGAAAGCGATGGCCATTGGGGGAGCCATGATACTTGTCGGATCTGTTTATCCGGCTCGCCCGGTTCAGCTTTCTGCAGAGACAATTGTCCGGAGATTACTGCGTATCGAAGGCATTCATAATTATGTGGATCTGGATCTGGCCAACGCCCTGAATTTCCTGGAACGGTTTCAGAACCAGTATCCCTTTTCCAGGCTCTGCGAGCAGACGTTTCTACTGAGTGATTTCAAGGCTGCATTTGCAGAATCGGCCAACCGTCGCTCGTATCGTGTCGCTGTTCGGCCTGACTCAACTTCCTGA
- the obgE gene encoding GTPase ObgE: protein MFVDRVDIYCKAGDGGDGCASFRREAHVPRGGPNGGDGGKGGDVIVLADENVSSLGNIIGHKHWNAERGGHGSSSLKTGKCGEDAIIMVPPGTLVIDSKRGNLLRDMKQSGDRVVVAKGGKGGRGNRHFATATHQTPREFEKGGVGELRDISLELKLIADVGLVGKPNAGKSTLLSRLSKAHPEIAAYPFTTKYPNLGLVRVGFDHQFVMADIPGLIEGAHAGVGLGHEFLRHVERTRVLVHLVEPSPMDQTDPIQNYRQIREEMRLYDASLMDRPEIIVVTKSELPDAEPVAELLGEELGRPVMQISSATGSNLDKLVRMIIDELEELEVEA, encoded by the coding sequence ATGTTTGTAGATCGCGTCGATATCTATTGTAAAGCCGGTGACGGCGGAGATGGTTGTGCCAGCTTCCGCAGGGAAGCGCACGTACCCCGGGGCGGTCCGAATGGCGGTGATGGCGGCAAGGGGGGTGACGTGATCGTGCTCGCCGATGAAAACGTCAGCAGTCTGGGAAATATTATCGGGCACAAACACTGGAATGCCGAACGCGGCGGCCACGGGTCGAGCAGCTTGAAGACCGGGAAGTGCGGCGAAGATGCCATCATCATGGTGCCACCGGGCACACTGGTCATCGACAGTAAACGCGGAAATCTGCTACGTGATATGAAACAGAGTGGCGACAGGGTCGTGGTCGCCAAAGGAGGAAAAGGGGGGCGTGGCAACCGTCATTTTGCAACAGCCACTCATCAGACGCCTCGCGAATTCGAAAAAGGGGGCGTAGGCGAACTGAGAGACATTTCGCTGGAGCTCAAACTGATCGCTGATGTTGGACTGGTCGGTAAGCCCAATGCCGGTAAATCGACTTTGCTCAGTCGGCTTTCGAAAGCCCATCCGGAAATTGCAGCTTACCCGTTTACGACCAAGTATCCCAATCTGGGTCTGGTCCGGGTCGGCTTTGACCATCAGTTTGTCATGGCGGATATTCCCGGTCTGATTGAAGGAGCACATGCGGGCGTGGGGCTGGGGCACGAATTTCTCAGGCATGTGGAACGCACACGGGTCCTGGTGCATCTGGTTGAACCTTCGCCTATGGATCAGACCGATCCGATACAGAACTACCGACAGATCCGGGAAGAGATGCGCCTGTATGATGCCAGCCTGATGGACCGTCCGGAAATCATTGTTGTGACCAAAAGCGAACTTCCCGATGCAGAACCAGTCGCCGAACTGCTGGGAGAAGAACTGGGCAGACCCGTCATGCAGATTTCTTCTGCCACCGGTTCGAATCTCGATAAACTGGTGCGCATGATTATTGACGAACTTGAAGAACTGGAAGTCGAGGCGTAA
- a CDS encoding DUF1559 domain-containing protein, with amino-acid sequence MALKFQRRSKQGFTLIELLVVIAIIAILIALLLPAVQQAREAARRSTCKNNLKQQGLALHNYHDSHRILPPGDVNGGGYDCAWLGSQETRNHTGQLYMLPFLDQANIYNQVNFSMATGLGDGNGVCTGPTAGIQTAATSHSIAVFECPSDSYSHGPYTYTSNLAYATNKDYRTSYTFIYLTYSAGVSYESILGIKTAFGHNGAARLRDFSDGTSNTMVMMETPMQKDSAIRGPFWATWVATAAIIAAPYRKINQPTSATNKLVNWGSPGSEHVGGCHALMGDGAVRFVTENIDINLLRAVQTINGGEVVGDF; translated from the coding sequence ATGGCACTCAAGTTCCAACGCCGATCAAAGCAGGGTTTTACCCTTATTGAGCTACTGGTGGTGATCGCGATCATCGCCATTCTGATTGCCCTGTTATTGCCAGCCGTTCAGCAGGCACGCGAAGCTGCCCGGCGGTCTACCTGCAAGAATAATCTGAAACAGCAGGGGCTGGCTTTGCACAATTACCACGATTCTCACAGAATCCTTCCCCCGGGAGATGTGAATGGTGGTGGATATGATTGTGCCTGGCTGGGAAGCCAGGAGACGCGTAATCACACAGGCCAGCTCTATATGCTCCCTTTCCTTGACCAGGCCAATATTTACAATCAGGTCAACTTCTCGATGGCAACCGGACTAGGTGATGGGAATGGGGTCTGCACAGGTCCCACAGCAGGAATTCAGACTGCAGCAACCTCACACTCCATCGCTGTGTTTGAATGCCCCAGTGATTCCTACTCACATGGACCGTACACCTATACCTCAAACCTGGCTTACGCGACGAACAAGGATTATCGCACGAGTTACACTTTCATTTATCTTACCTATTCAGCGGGTGTCTCGTACGAGTCTATTTTAGGAATCAAAACTGCCTTCGGACACAACGGGGCAGCAAGATTGAGGGACTTCAGCGATGGGACCAGTAACACCATGGTAATGATGGAAACCCCTATGCAAAAAGACTCGGCGATTCGAGGTCCATTCTGGGCAACATGGGTGGCCACTGCCGCAATCATTGCAGCCCCATATCGAAAGATTAACCAACCAACCAGCGCAACGAATAAGCTGGTAAACTGGGGATCTCCAGGTAGCGAACACGTGGGTGGTTGTCATGCACTCATGGGTGATGGTGCCGTGCGGTTCGTTACTGAAAACATCGATATCAATCTACTCAGAGCAGTGCAGACTATCAACGGCGGCGAAGTGGTCGGCGACTTCTAA